A portion of the Micromonospora vinacea genome contains these proteins:
- a CDS encoding endonuclease/exonuclease/phosphatase family protein — translation MRLATFNLLHGRSLTDGLVDSDRLAAAIGALDADVLALQEVDRDQRRSGNLDLTAIAARALDAPHHRFAAAVVGTPGEQFRPLRHDDDGHGEPCYGIGLISRHPVRSWQVTRLKPAPVRSPVYVPGPRGGLILLHDEPRVVLAAVLDTPHGPLTVAATHLSFVPGWNARQLRQTVRALRALPGPRVLLGDLNLPAGAARLISGWHPLGRRPTYPSGQPRVQLDHILADRHALSALPPVRAVTTPASTISDHRPLMIDLG, via the coding sequence GTGCGCCTGGCCACCTTCAACCTGCTGCACGGACGGTCCCTCACCGACGGGCTCGTCGACTCCGACCGGCTCGCCGCCGCCATCGGCGCCCTCGACGCCGACGTGCTCGCCCTGCAGGAGGTCGACCGCGACCAACGCCGCAGCGGCAACCTCGACCTCACCGCCATCGCCGCCCGCGCCCTCGACGCCCCCCACCACCGCTTCGCCGCCGCCGTCGTCGGCACCCCCGGCGAACAGTTCCGCCCGCTGCGCCACGACGACGACGGCCACGGCGAACCCTGCTACGGCATCGGGCTGATCAGCCGACACCCCGTCCGCAGCTGGCAGGTCACCCGACTCAAGCCGGCGCCCGTACGCTCACCGGTCTACGTGCCCGGCCCCCGCGGCGGTCTCATCCTGTTGCACGACGAACCCCGCGTGGTCCTCGCCGCCGTCCTGGACACCCCGCACGGCCCCCTCACCGTCGCCGCGACCCACCTGTCGTTCGTGCCCGGCTGGAACGCCCGCCAACTACGCCAGACCGTCCGCGCCCTGCGCGCCCTACCCGGGCCCCGCGTCCTGCTCGGCGACCTCAACCTGCCCGCCGGCGCGGCCCGGCTCATCTCCGGCTGGCACCCCCTGGGCCGCCGCCCCACCTACCCCTCCGGGCAGCCCCGGGTCCAACTCGACCACATCCTCGCCGACCGGCACGCCCTCTCCGCCCTCCCACCGGTACGCGCCGTCACCACGCCGGCGTCCACCATCTCCGACCACCGCCCCCTGATGATCGACCTCGGCTGA
- a CDS encoding sulfite exporter TauE/SafE family protein, translating into MDAVTLSTLLAAAAMAGWVDAVVGGGGLLLLPALLVAAPGLPVATALGTNKLAAIFGTATAAATYARRTKVDWRVAGPAAGFAVLSAGVGAALAGSVPASAYRPVVLVVLVSVAVFVLLRPRMGVVAAPAKRTPLRVAAVIAVAGVGIALYDGLIGPGTGTFLVLAFTALVGADFVHGSAMAKVVNAGTNLGALVVFGVTGHVWWLLGAGMAVCNIAGAVLGARMALRRGSGFVRVVLLVVVVALVAKLGHDQWVAR; encoded by the coding sequence GTGGACGCCGTGACTCTGAGTACCCTGCTGGCCGCCGCCGCGATGGCCGGGTGGGTCGATGCCGTGGTCGGTGGTGGCGGGTTGTTGCTGCTGCCGGCCTTGCTGGTGGCCGCCCCGGGGTTGCCGGTGGCCACCGCGCTGGGCACGAACAAGCTGGCCGCGATCTTCGGTACGGCCACGGCGGCGGCGACGTACGCCCGCCGGACGAAGGTGGACTGGCGGGTGGCGGGCCCGGCGGCGGGGTTCGCGGTGCTCAGCGCGGGTGTCGGCGCGGCGCTGGCCGGGTCGGTGCCGGCGTCGGCGTACCGGCCGGTGGTGCTGGTGGTGCTGGTGTCGGTGGCGGTGTTCGTGCTGCTGCGTCCCCGGATGGGGGTGGTGGCGGCGCCGGCGAAGCGCACCCCGCTGCGGGTGGCGGCGGTGATCGCGGTGGCCGGGGTGGGCATCGCCCTGTACGACGGGTTGATCGGCCCGGGCACCGGCACGTTCCTGGTGTTGGCGTTCACCGCTCTGGTCGGCGCGGACTTCGTGCACGGCTCGGCGATGGCGAAGGTCGTCAACGCCGGCACGAACCTGGGCGCGCTGGTGGTGTTCGGGGTGACCGGGCACGTGTGGTGGCTGCTGGGCGCCGGCATGGCGGTGTGCAACATCGCCGGTGCGGTGCTGGGGGCGCGGATGGCGTTGCGCCGCGGCTCGGGGTTCGTGCGGGTGGTGCTGCTGGTGGTGGTCGTGGCGCTGGTCGCGAAGCTGGGCCATGACCAGTGGGTGGCCCGCTGA
- a CDS encoding alpha/beta hydrolase, producing MSDTPDTIVLIHGFWVTPRSWENWVTHYQDKGLRVLTPTYPGLEGEVEAINADPSPLETLTAPQVIAHLSEVVAALPTPPILMGHSAGGAFTQVLLDRGYGASAVVLNSAPTEGVRNIPFSQLRSTFPVLRNPANRHRAVGFTFEQWNYAFTNTFDEQEARALYERYAIPAAGGILWDSVLANLLPGPQDIAVDYHNEQRAPLLFISGSEDHIMPPSVQRANAALYRGDTITEVELFEGYAHLLPAQQGWQRIADVALDWALRHAR from the coding sequence ATGAGCGACACGCCGGACACGATCGTGCTCATCCACGGATTCTGGGTGACCCCCCGCAGCTGGGAAAACTGGGTCACCCACTACCAGGACAAGGGCTTGCGGGTACTCACCCCCACCTACCCCGGTCTGGAAGGCGAGGTCGAGGCGATCAACGCCGACCCCAGCCCCCTGGAGACACTGACCGCGCCGCAGGTCATCGCGCACCTGTCCGAGGTGGTCGCCGCACTGCCCACGCCGCCGATCCTGATGGGCCACTCCGCCGGCGGGGCGTTCACCCAGGTGCTGCTCGACCGGGGGTACGGCGCCTCAGCGGTCGTGCTCAACTCGGCACCCACCGAAGGGGTCCGCAACATCCCCTTCTCGCAACTGCGCTCCACCTTCCCGGTGCTGCGCAACCCCGCCAACCGGCACCGCGCCGTCGGGTTCACCTTCGAGCAGTGGAACTACGCGTTCACCAACACCTTCGACGAGCAGGAAGCCCGCGCCCTGTACGAGCGCTACGCCATCCCCGCCGCCGGCGGCATCCTCTGGGACAGCGTCCTGGCCAACCTGCTGCCCGGCCCCCAGGACATCGCCGTCGACTACCACAACGAGCAGCGCGCGCCGCTGCTGTTCATCTCCGGCTCGGAAGACCACATCATGCCGCCCAGCGTGCAACGCGCGAACGCCGCGCTCTACCGGGGCGACACCATCACCGAGGTCGAGCTCTTCGAGGGGTACGCGCACCTGCTGCCCGCCCAGCAGGGCTGGCAGCGCATCGCCGACGTCGCCCTCGACTGGGCCCTGCGGCACGCCCGGTGA
- the gcvP gene encoding aminomethyl-transferring glycine dehydrogenase, translated as MTVEQFATRHIGPGPDDERRMLEVVGHDSIDELMDAAIPEVIRWHGTLDLPDPATEAETIAELRALASRNTVAVSMIGLGYHGTHTPAVIRRNVLEDPAWYTAYTPYQPEISQGRLEALLNFQTMVTDLTGLTTANASMLDEGTAAAEAMTLARRASKSKSAVYVVDADALPQTIAVITSRAEPLGIDVRVLDVERDELPAEFFGLHLQYPGASGAVRDHAGLVEAAHTVGALVTVAADLLALTLLRAPGEIGADIAAGTTQRFGVPMGFGGPHAGYLAVRSGLERMLPGRLVGVSRDADGNPAYRLALQTREQHIRREKATSNICTAQVLLAVMAGMYAVYHGPDGLRDIATRTHGMAARLAAGLRAGGVDVADVAFFDTVTATVPGAAAQVVAAAAQRGVNLRLVDADRVGVSCDETTTDAHLREVWAAFGVPAFDGAVDAALPVDLTRGSDFLTHPVFRSHHSETAMLRYLRRLSDFDYALDRGMIPLGSCTMKLNATTEMEPVSWAEFANIHPFAPDAQTAGYREMIGQLESWLAEVTGYDAVSVQPNAGSQGELAGLLAIRSYHASRGETHRDVCLIPSSAHGTNAASAVMAGMRVVVVACDDDGNVDLVDLDAKIDKHRDALAAIMVTYPSTHGVYETGIASLCAKVHDAGGQVYVDGANLNALVGFAKPGKFGADVSHLNLHKTFCIPHGGGGPGVGPVAVRAHLAPFLPGDPLGAHADATPAISAAKYGSAGILPIPWAYLRMMGAEGLTRATGVAVLAANYVAARLRGHFPVLYAGNKGLVAHECILDLRPLTKATGVSVDDVAKRLIDYGFHAPTMSFPVAGTLMVEPTESEDLAELDRFCDAMIAIRAEIEQVGSGVWPAGDNPLANAPHTAAMVSGDEWSHAYPRSVGAYPAGVDRAGKYWPPVRRIDGAYGDRNLVCSCPSPEAFED; from the coding sequence ATGACCGTAGAGCAGTTCGCCACCCGTCACATCGGTCCCGGCCCCGACGATGAGCGTCGGATGCTGGAGGTCGTCGGTCACGACTCGATCGACGAGCTGATGGACGCCGCGATCCCCGAGGTGATCCGCTGGCACGGCACCCTCGACCTGCCCGACCCGGCCACCGAGGCCGAGACGATCGCCGAGCTGCGGGCCCTCGCGTCCCGCAACACCGTCGCCGTCTCCATGATCGGGTTGGGGTACCACGGCACGCACACCCCGGCGGTGATCCGCCGCAACGTGCTGGAGGACCCGGCCTGGTACACGGCGTACACGCCGTACCAGCCGGAGATCAGTCAGGGCCGCCTGGAGGCGCTGCTGAACTTCCAGACCATGGTCACCGACCTGACCGGCCTGACCACCGCGAACGCCTCGATGCTCGACGAGGGCACCGCGGCGGCGGAGGCGATGACCCTCGCGCGGCGGGCCTCCAAGAGCAAGAGCGCCGTGTACGTCGTCGACGCCGACGCGTTGCCGCAGACCATCGCGGTGATCACCAGCCGGGCCGAGCCGCTCGGCATCGACGTGCGGGTCCTCGACGTCGAGCGTGACGAGTTGCCGGCGGAGTTCTTCGGTCTGCACCTGCAGTACCCGGGGGCGTCCGGGGCGGTGCGCGACCACGCGGGCCTGGTCGAGGCGGCGCACACCGTCGGCGCCCTGGTGACCGTCGCGGCGGACCTGCTGGCGTTGACGCTGCTGCGCGCACCGGGGGAGATCGGCGCGGACATCGCCGCCGGTACCACCCAGCGTTTCGGCGTACCCATGGGCTTCGGTGGGCCGCACGCCGGTTACCTGGCGGTGCGCTCGGGCCTGGAGCGGATGCTGCCCGGGCGTCTCGTCGGGGTGTCCCGCGACGCGGACGGCAACCCGGCCTACCGGTTGGCGTTGCAGACCCGTGAGCAGCACATCCGGCGGGAGAAGGCGACCAGCAACATCTGCACCGCGCAGGTGCTGCTCGCGGTGATGGCCGGCATGTACGCCGTCTACCACGGCCCGGACGGGCTGCGGGACATCGCGACGCGTACCCATGGCATGGCGGCGCGGCTCGCGGCCGGGTTGCGCGCCGGTGGCGTGGACGTCGCGGACGTCGCGTTCTTCGACACCGTCACCGCGACAGTGCCGGGCGCGGCGGCGCAGGTCGTCGCGGCGGCCGCGCAGCGGGGGGTGAACCTGCGGCTGGTCGACGCCGACCGGGTGGGGGTGTCCTGCGACGAGACGACGACCGACGCGCACCTGCGGGAGGTGTGGGCGGCGTTCGGGGTGCCCGCGTTCGACGGGGCCGTGGACGCGGCCCTGCCGGTCGACCTGACGCGCGGCAGCGACTTCCTCACCCACCCGGTGTTCCGCAGCCACCACTCGGAGACGGCGATGCTGCGTTACCTGCGGCGGCTGTCGGACTTCGACTACGCCCTGGACCGGGGCATGATCCCGCTCGGGTCGTGCACGATGAAGCTGAACGCGACCACCGAGATGGAGCCGGTCAGCTGGGCGGAGTTCGCGAACATCCACCCGTTCGCGCCGGACGCGCAGACCGCCGGGTACCGGGAGATGATCGGTCAGCTGGAGTCGTGGCTGGCCGAGGTGACCGGCTACGACGCGGTGAGCGTGCAACCCAACGCCGGTTCGCAGGGGGAACTGGCCGGGTTGCTGGCAATCCGTTCGTACCACGCGTCGCGGGGCGAGACGCACCGCGACGTGTGCCTGATCCCGTCGTCGGCGCACGGCACGAACGCGGCGTCGGCGGTGATGGCCGGCATGCGGGTCGTGGTGGTGGCCTGCGACGACGACGGCAACGTCGACCTCGTCGACCTGGACGCGAAGATCGACAAGCACCGCGACGCGCTCGCCGCGATCATGGTGACGTACCCGTCGACGCACGGCGTGTACGAGACGGGCATCGCGTCGCTGTGCGCGAAGGTCCACGACGCCGGCGGGCAGGTGTACGTCGACGGGGCGAACCTCAACGCCCTGGTCGGGTTCGCCAAGCCCGGCAAGTTCGGCGCTGACGTGTCGCACCTCAACCTGCACAAGACGTTCTGCATCCCGCACGGCGGCGGTGGCCCCGGGGTGGGCCCTGTGGCGGTCCGCGCGCACCTGGCGCCGTTCCTGCCCGGTGACCCGCTGGGCGCGCACGCCGACGCCACGCCGGCGATCTCGGCGGCGAAGTACGGGTCGGCGGGCATCCTGCCGATCCCGTGGGCGTACCTGCGGATGATGGGCGCCGAGGGGCTGACCCGGGCCACCGGTGTGGCGGTCCTCGCGGCGAACTACGTGGCGGCGCGGCTGCGCGGGCACTTCCCGGTGCTGTACGCCGGCAACAAGGGCCTGGTGGCGCACGAGTGCATCCTCGACCTGCGGCCGTTGACGAAGGCGACCGGTGTGAGCGTCGACGACGTGGCGAAGCGGCTGATCGACTACGGCTTCCACGCGCCCACGATGTCGTTCCCGGTGGCGGGGACGCTGATGGTGGAGCCGACCGAGAGCGAGGACCTGGCCGAGCTGGACCGGTTCTGCGACGCGATGATCGCGATCCGCGCGGAGATCGAGCAGGTGGGTTCCGGGGTGTGGCCGGCGGGGGACAACCCCCTGGCGAACGCGCCGCACACCGCGGCGATGGTCAGCGGTGACGAGTGGTCGCACGCGTACCCGCGGTCGGTGGGCGCGTACCCGGCCGGGGTGGACCGGGCCGGGAAGTACTGGCCGCCGGTGCGGCGCATCGACGGCGCGTACGGCGACCGGAACCTGGTCTGCTCGTGCCCGTCGCCGGAGGCGTTCGAGGACTGA
- a CDS encoding NAD(P)H-binding protein, which produces MRVVIAGGHGKIALLLQRHLVGRGDTAVGLIRNPEQTATLRAAGATPVVCDLEHTEVAQLADHLHGANAVVFAAGAGPGSGAARKDSVDRAAAALLADAATRADVHRYLLVSSMGVDDPPAPGGDDVWAAYLRAKRAAEDDLRGRDLAWTVLRPGRLTDDPPTGRVTLTPHAGRGAISRTDVAHVLVALLDEPRTTGATLELVDGPTPIAEAVRAAAS; this is translated from the coding sequence ATGCGCGTCGTCATCGCCGGAGGCCACGGCAAGATCGCCCTGCTGCTGCAACGTCACCTCGTCGGGCGCGGCGACACCGCCGTCGGCCTCATCCGCAACCCCGAGCAGACAGCGACGCTGCGCGCCGCCGGCGCCACCCCCGTCGTCTGCGACCTGGAACACACCGAGGTCGCGCAGCTCGCCGACCACCTGCACGGCGCCAACGCGGTGGTCTTCGCCGCGGGCGCCGGCCCCGGCAGCGGCGCCGCCCGCAAGGACAGCGTCGACCGGGCCGCCGCCGCGCTCCTCGCCGACGCCGCCACCCGCGCCGACGTCCACCGCTACCTGCTCGTCTCCTCCATGGGCGTGGACGACCCACCCGCCCCCGGCGGCGACGACGTGTGGGCGGCGTACCTGCGCGCCAAACGCGCCGCCGAGGACGACCTGCGCGGCCGCGACCTGGCCTGGACGGTGCTACGACCCGGCCGGCTCACCGACGACCCACCCACCGGGCGGGTCACCCTCACCCCACACGCCGGTCGGGGCGCGATCAGCCGCACCGACGTCGCCCACGTCCTCGTCGCCCTGCTCGACGAACCGCGCACCACCGGCGCGACACTGGAACTCGTCGACGGGCCCACCCCGATCGCCGAGGCCGTCCGCGCCGCCGCCAGCTGA
- a CDS encoding GNAT family N-acetyltransferase, whose protein sequence is MPVRAEHDRMVLARLLGRDPVLHAYQLGDLDDFFWPYTSWFRRDDQVALLYHGSDLPTLLAFAAPADTAALSVLLAQVAPVLPARLYAHLSPGLADAFSGSFRLASGGRHHRMALTDPARLGTVAPAGVVLGTADLPQVRALYAQAYPGNWFDERMMQTGQYLGIRDGGAVVAVAGVHVFSPAYRVAALGNVTTHPRWRGRGLGASVVAALCARLRESVEHVTLNVKADNVAAVRLYERVGFTRVADYDEWTLTALGPVS, encoded by the coding sequence ATGCCGGTGCGGGCCGAGCACGACCGGATGGTGCTGGCGCGGTTGCTGGGGCGTGACCCGGTGCTGCACGCCTACCAGTTGGGTGATCTGGACGATTTCTTCTGGCCGTACACGTCGTGGTTCCGCCGCGATGACCAGGTCGCGTTGCTGTACCACGGGAGCGACCTGCCGACGTTGTTGGCGTTCGCCGCGCCGGCGGACACCGCGGCGTTGTCGGTGTTGCTGGCGCAGGTGGCGCCGGTGCTGCCGGCCCGGCTGTACGCGCACCTGTCCCCCGGTCTGGCCGACGCGTTTTCCGGGTCGTTCCGGTTGGCCTCCGGCGGTCGGCACCACCGGATGGCGTTGACCGACCCGGCGCGGCTGGGCACTGTCGCCCCGGCGGGCGTGGTGCTCGGCACGGCGGACCTGCCGCAGGTGCGTGCCTTGTACGCGCAGGCGTACCCGGGCAACTGGTTCGACGAGCGGATGATGCAGACCGGGCAGTACCTGGGGATACGCGACGGGGGTGCGGTGGTCGCGGTGGCCGGGGTGCACGTGTTCTCGCCGGCGTACCGGGTGGCGGCGCTGGGAAACGTCACGACGCATCCGCGCTGGCGGGGGCGAGGGCTGGGCGCGTCGGTGGTGGCGGCGTTGTGCGCGCGTCTGCGGGAGAGCGTGGAGCACGTGACGCTGAACGTGAAGGCGGACAACGTGGCAGCGGTGCGTCTGTACGAGCGGGTGGGTTTCACCCGGGTCGCCGACTACGACGAGTGGACGTTGACGGCGCTAGGGCCTGTTTCATAA
- a CDS encoding NAD-dependent protein deacetylase — translation MESFDALTSLVAGGGVVVLSGAGLSTESGIPDYRGPSGVARRHTPMTFQAFTRDPLARRRYWARSHLGWRLIAGAAPNGGHRAVAALQHAGLVDTVITQNVDGLHGAAGSPSVIELHGRLDEVTCLDCGNLTSREELDRRLREANPDFVARVAAVNPDGDVDLPDEQVAAFRPVDCGICGTGMLKPDVVFFGETVPPQRVSRCFAAVGQARSLLVLGSSLTVMSGRRFVIRAAKQGIPVAIVNQGPTRGDGHATVCVDAPLGAVLPQLAARVAAGAPLKV, via the coding sequence ATGGAGAGTTTCGACGCGTTGACCTCGCTGGTGGCCGGTGGTGGGGTGGTGGTGCTCAGCGGCGCCGGCCTGTCCACCGAGTCGGGAATTCCGGACTACCGGGGGCCCAGCGGGGTGGCGCGACGGCACACGCCGATGACGTTCCAGGCGTTCACCCGGGACCCCCTGGCCCGGCGGCGTTACTGGGCGCGTAGCCACCTGGGGTGGCGGTTGATCGCGGGCGCGGCGCCCAACGGCGGGCACCGGGCGGTGGCGGCGCTGCAACACGCTGGTCTGGTCGACACGGTGATCACTCAGAACGTCGACGGTCTGCACGGGGCGGCCGGCAGCCCGTCGGTTATCGAGTTGCACGGCCGCCTGGACGAGGTGACCTGCCTGGACTGCGGCAACCTGACCTCCCGGGAGGAGCTTGACCGGCGGCTGCGTGAGGCCAATCCGGATTTCGTGGCCCGCGTCGCCGCGGTGAACCCGGACGGTGATGTTGATCTCCCCGATGAGCAGGTGGCGGCGTTCCGGCCGGTGGACTGCGGGATCTGCGGCACCGGCATGTTGAAACCGGACGTGGTGTTCTTCGGCGAGACGGTGCCGCCGCAGCGGGTGTCGCGGTGTTTCGCCGCCGTGGGGCAGGCCCGGTCGTTGCTGGTGCTCGGGTCGTCGTTGACGGTCATGTCGGGGCGCCGGTTCGTGATTCGGGCCGCGAAACAGGGCATCCCGGTCGCGATCGTCAACCAGGGGCCGACCCGGGGTGACGGCCACGCCACCGTGTGCGTCGACGCCCCGTTGGGCGCGGTGTTGCCGCAGTTGGCCGCCCGGGTCGCCGCTGGAGCCCCGCTCAAGGTGTGA
- a CDS encoding MerR family transcriptional regulator — protein MGLMTIGAFARAARLTPKALRLYDRGGLLVPAAVDPESGYRLYDPAQLPVARLVAQLRRLGMPLATVRVVCGLEPAAAAEAISAYWRQVSADTAARARLATLLVDHLSEGGTTMSDPNSVVVVRCAAGADTGLVRDSNEDTAYASERLLAVADGMRGPGGAAASAAAVDALKPLALSGVPAADLLTMLAGAVSDADGAVHGLATDVDQPVTTLTALLFSGSRLGLVHVGDTRAYLLRGGELSLLTQDHTWVQAQVDQGRLDRDQAAAHPQRAVLVRALGGGRQVEADLALRTALPGDRYLLCSDGLSAVVARGDLLSALTATDDPGDTVRALIDLARAEGAPDNVACVVADVVAA, from the coding sequence GTGGGGCTGATGACCATCGGGGCGTTCGCCCGGGCGGCGAGGCTGACGCCGAAGGCGTTGCGCCTGTACGACCGGGGTGGGCTGTTGGTGCCGGCCGCTGTCGATCCGGAGTCCGGTTACCGGCTCTACGACCCGGCTCAGCTGCCGGTGGCCCGGCTGGTGGCCCAGTTGCGTCGGCTCGGTATGCCGCTGGCGACGGTCCGGGTCGTGTGTGGCCTGGAGCCCGCGGCGGCGGCCGAGGCGATCAGCGCGTACTGGCGGCAGGTCAGCGCGGACACCGCGGCGCGCGCCCGGCTCGCCACCCTCCTCGTGGATCACCTCTCTGAAGGGGGCACCACCATGTCTGACCCGAATTCCGTCGTTGTCGTCCGCTGCGCCGCCGGTGCTGACACCGGGCTGGTGCGTGACAGCAACGAGGACACCGCGTACGCCAGCGAGCGGTTGCTGGCAGTGGCCGACGGTATGCGGGGGCCCGGCGGCGCGGCGGCCAGCGCCGCCGCCGTCGACGCCCTGAAGCCGTTGGCACTGAGCGGCGTGCCGGCCGCCGACCTGCTGACGATGCTGGCCGGCGCGGTGAGCGACGCCGACGGTGCCGTGCACGGGTTGGCCACCGACGTCGACCAGCCGGTCACCACGTTGACCGCGTTGCTGTTCAGCGGTTCCCGGCTGGGGCTGGTGCACGTCGGTGACACCCGCGCCTACCTGTTGCGCGGTGGTGAGCTGTCGCTGCTCACGCAGGATCACACCTGGGTGCAGGCCCAGGTCGATCAGGGCCGGCTCGACCGGGACCAGGCCGCGGCGCATCCCCAGCGGGCGGTGCTGGTGCGCGCCCTCGGCGGCGGTCGGCAGGTCGAGGCGGATCTGGCGCTGCGCACGGCGTTGCCCGGTGACCGGTACCTGTTGTGCTCCGACGGGTTGTCCGCTGTCGTCGCCCGGGGCGACCTGCTGTCGGCGTTGACCGCGACGGACGATCCCGGGGACACGGTGCGGGCGTTGATCGACCTGGCGCGGGCCGAGGGGGCGCCGGACAACGTCGCCTGCGTCGTCGCCGACGTCGTCGCGGCGTAG
- a CDS encoding chorismate-binding protein has product MRKVGPYGVETLPQWLVDVPAAPAACRGALTERARLHWSRGDGGDPAALAEEFLAAHGLPLHDLTRPATGPHGTGVCGAALYLSAAAGALLAGAPTGAPEPAPTLPDLAVVVYQHDTTRVTRPGPPRQWWLGEWVESWTPDQHAAAVDAVRAAIGRGDVYQSNLVGHAAAPYTGDPLPALSRLGALPGARYGGVLTGDGWAIGCASPETLVEVTDGQVITRPIKGTRPATAAGRAELLASAKERAEHIMIVDLERNDLARIARTGTVTVDDLFAVRRWCDLWQAESTVRAAAADGLGLADLLRATCPGGSVTGAPKLAALTQISALEPVGRGASMGALGWVTPGHVDLGLTIRTAAADGQRLHTWAGGGITWDSDARAEVAEAAAKTTPIRATLAGR; this is encoded by the coding sequence ATGAGGAAGGTTGGACCGTACGGCGTGGAAACGCTCCCACAGTGGTTGGTCGATGTACCCGCGGCGCCGGCCGCGTGCCGGGGCGCGCTCACCGAACGCGCCCGCCTGCACTGGTCCCGCGGCGACGGCGGCGACCCCGCGGCCCTCGCCGAGGAGTTCCTCGCCGCGCACGGCCTGCCCCTGCACGACCTGACCCGACCCGCCACCGGGCCGCACGGCACCGGGGTCTGCGGCGCGGCGCTGTACCTGTCCGCCGCCGCCGGGGCGCTGCTGGCCGGCGCCCCCACCGGGGCACCGGAGCCCGCGCCGACCCTGCCCGACCTCGCCGTCGTCGTCTACCAGCACGACACCACCCGGGTCACCCGGCCCGGCCCGCCGCGACAGTGGTGGCTCGGCGAGTGGGTCGAGAGCTGGACCCCCGACCAGCACGCCGCCGCCGTCGACGCGGTCCGCGCCGCCATCGGCCGCGGGGACGTCTACCAGAGCAACCTCGTGGGCCACGCCGCCGCCCCCTACACCGGCGACCCGTTGCCCGCCCTGAGCCGCCTCGGCGCGCTCCCCGGCGCCCGCTACGGCGGCGTGCTCACCGGCGACGGCTGGGCCATCGGCTGCGCCTCCCCGGAAACCCTCGTCGAGGTCACCGACGGGCAGGTGATCACCCGACCGATCAAGGGCACCCGCCCGGCCACCGCCGCCGGCCGCGCCGAACTGCTCGCCAGCGCGAAGGAACGCGCCGAACACATCATGATCGTCGACCTGGAACGCAACGACCTCGCCCGCATCGCCCGCACCGGCACCGTCACCGTCGACGACCTGTTCGCCGTCCGCCGCTGGTGCGACCTGTGGCAGGCCGAGTCGACAGTGCGCGCCGCCGCCGCCGACGGCCTCGGCCTCGCCGACCTGCTGCGCGCCACCTGCCCCGGCGGCTCCGTCACCGGCGCCCCGAAACTCGCCGCCCTGACCCAGATCAGCGCCCTCGAACCCGTCGGGCGGGGCGCCAGCATGGGCGCGCTGGGCTGGGTGACCCCGGGCCACGTCGACCTCGGCCTGACCATCCGCACCGCCGCCGCCGACGGCCAGCGACTGCACACCTGGGCCGGCGGCGGCATCACCTGGGACAGCGACGCACGCGCCGAGGTCGCCGAGGCCGCCGCGAAGACCACCCCGATCCGCGCCACCCTGGCCGGGCGCTGA
- a CDS encoding DUF5999 family protein, with translation MCQHQPTCPSAEATDREAARVLACFREQGWSLLCNGVIVFEDTGELLPDGSSIAPHRGPARHALVA, from the coding sequence ATGTGCCAGCACCAACCGACCTGCCCCTCCGCTGAAGCCACCGACCGGGAAGCCGCGCGGGTCCTCGCCTGCTTCCGTGAGCAGGGCTGGAGCCTGCTCTGCAACGGTGTCATCGTCTTCGAGGACACCGGCGAGCTGCTCCCCGACGGCAGCAGCATCGCACCGCACCGCGGCCCCGCCCGCCACGCCCTCGTGGCCTGA
- a CDS encoding peptide deformylase — translation MTMRPIRIIGDPVLRTGCEPVTTFDAELRALVTDLMDTLLGAPGRAGVAAPQIGVSAQVFVYDADGHRGHLINPTLELSDELQDDEEGCLSIPGLYFPTVRALHATAHGVDQHGEPLTIAGSGFLARALQHETDHLGGKLYVDTLRGDTRRRALREIRAGRFDSPSRRG, via the coding sequence ATGACCATGCGGCCCATCCGGATCATCGGCGACCCTGTTCTGCGCACCGGATGCGAACCGGTCACCACCTTCGACGCGGAGTTGCGCGCCCTGGTCACCGACCTGATGGACACCCTGCTCGGCGCCCCCGGCCGCGCCGGCGTCGCCGCACCGCAGATCGGCGTCAGCGCCCAGGTGTTCGTCTACGACGCCGACGGGCACCGCGGCCACCTCATCAACCCCACCCTGGAGTTGTCCGACGAGCTCCAGGACGACGAGGAGGGCTGCCTGTCCATCCCCGGGCTGTACTTCCCGACCGTGCGGGCCCTGCACGCCACCGCCCACGGCGTCGACCAGCACGGCGAGCCGTTGACCATCGCCGGCAGCGGGTTCCTGGCCCGCGCCCTGCAACACGAGACCGACCACCTGGGCGGGAAGCTCTACGTCGACACCCTGCGCGGCGACACCCGCCGCCGCGCCCTGCGCGAGATCCGCGCCGGGCGCTTCGACTCACCCAGCCGCCGCGGCTAG